A stretch of the Filimonas lacunae genome encodes the following:
- a CDS encoding lysozyme inhibitor LprI family protein, which yields MNNRFFLLVGLLFTNATGYAQSAALPVEVTPAMSNAIQQEVKKEETAFAARLKQNKTSDTETEFILDTFRVNRYMKKYMDYDFSTAGMRTATYEAAEKYDSLLNKYYKQLLVTLTPADRPVLIAAQRAWLVYRDSETKLVELISKEQYSGGGTMQQLIEAGSYLNRIKERTDAVFEHYKRASQQQ from the coding sequence ATGAATAACCGATTTTTTCTGCTTGTTGGCCTTTTGTTTACCAATGCTACAGGTTATGCACAATCTGCCGCTTTACCTGTTGAAGTAACACCTGCCATGAGTAATGCCATACAGCAGGAAGTGAAAAAGGAAGAAACTGCCTTCGCGGCCAGGTTGAAGCAAAACAAAACCAGTGATACCGAAACAGAGTTTATACTGGACACTTTTCGGGTAAACAGGTACATGAAAAAGTACATGGATTACGATTTCAGCACAGCAGGTATGCGCACTGCTACTTATGAAGCAGCAGAGAAATACGATAGCTTGCTGAATAAGTATTATAAACAGCTGCTGGTAACTTTAACGCCAGCCGACAGGCCAGTTTTAATAGCCGCCCAACGCGCATGGCTTGTTTACCGCGACAGTGAAACCAAACTGGTAGAGCTGATTAGCAAAGAACAGTATTCCGGTGGTGGCACCATGCAGCAATTGATTGAAGCTGGTAGTTACCTGAATAGGATTAAGGAAAGAACAGATGCTGTTTTTGAACATTATAAGCGGGCTTCACAACAGCAATAA
- a CDS encoding amidohydrolase family protein gives MKKTFLHISLLLLLAGTAKAQEDVYPAKEYKGKLFITNGTIHVGNGQVIENGTIEVENGKIVRVGTDIAVPSGDVKVFNAQGKQVYPGLILPVTDLGLKEIANGVRGSNDYKELGDFNPSVRSIAAYNADSKITGTLRANGILLACVTPQGTVISGSSSVVQLDAWNFEDAAYKIDNGIHLDMPSFITRPNRFAIMMGMGREQGDAAKQALEKLESIKNFFREAKAYLGESSHKETNIKFLALQPLFEKKQKLFVHGDQVKQMMAAIDFVKEFGFEVVIVGGSESWQIAGLLQQNNIAVILNDEHALPSTEDDDVDQPYKTPYLLQKAGVLFALNDEHDESRYRNLPFNAGTAAAYGLTKEQALQAITLNAAKILGVADKTGSLEAGKDANIVISEGDILDMKTSLVTKAFIQGRDVSLQNKQTQLFERYKYKYGL, from the coding sequence ATGAAAAAAACATTCCTACATATAAGTTTGCTGCTTCTGCTGGCTGGTACGGCAAAGGCACAGGAAGATGTATATCCTGCCAAAGAATATAAAGGCAAGCTGTTTATTACCAATGGAACCATACATGTTGGTAACGGGCAGGTAATTGAAAACGGCACTATCGAAGTAGAAAATGGTAAAATAGTGCGTGTGGGTACAGACATAGCCGTGCCATCCGGTGATGTAAAAGTGTTTAATGCGCAAGGCAAGCAGGTATATCCTGGTTTAATATTACCGGTAACCGATTTAGGTTTAAAAGAAATAGCCAACGGTGTTCGTGGTAGTAATGATTACAAAGAGCTGGGTGATTTTAATCCAAGTGTGCGTAGCATTGCTGCTTACAATGCCGATTCTAAAATAACAGGCACCTTACGTGCCAACGGTATATTACTGGCTTGCGTTACACCACAAGGCACCGTTATCAGCGGTTCGTCTTCCGTTGTGCAATTGGATGCCTGGAACTTTGAAGATGCCGCTTATAAAATTGACAATGGCATACACCTGGATATGCCCAGCTTTATTACACGCCCCAACCGTTTTGCTATTATGATGGGTATGGGCAGAGAGCAGGGCGATGCGGCTAAGCAGGCATTGGAAAAACTGGAAAGTATTAAAAACTTTTTCCGCGAAGCAAAAGCCTACCTGGGCGAATCTTCTCACAAGGAAACCAATATTAAATTCCTGGCCTTACAGCCTTTATTCGAGAAAAAGCAAAAGCTGTTTGTGCATGGCGACCAGGTAAAACAAATGATGGCCGCTATTGATTTTGTAAAAGAGTTTGGCTTTGAAGTGGTAATTGTAGGTGGCAGTGAAAGCTGGCAAATTGCAGGCTTACTGCAACAGAACAATATTGCTGTTATCCTCAACGACGAGCATGCTTTACCTTCTACAGAAGATGATGATGTTGATCAACCATATAAAACGCCTTACCTGTTGCAAAAAGCAGGTGTGTTATTTGCGCTGAACGATGAGCATGACGAAAGCCGTTACCGCAATCTGCCATTCAATGCAGGTACAGCTGCTGCTTATGGTTTAACCAAAGAACAGGCGTTACAGGCCATTACGCTAAACGCTGCTAAAATATTAGGTGTAGCAGATAAAACCGGTTCGCTGGAAGCCGGGAAAGATGCTAACATTGTAATAAGCGAAGGGGATATCCTGGACATGAAAACCAGCCTGGTTACCAAGGCTTTTATACAGGGGCGTGATGTAAGCTTGCAAAACAAGCAAACCCAGTTATTTGAGCGGTATAAGTATAAATATGGTCTATAA
- a CDS encoding helix-turn-helix domain-containing protein, whose translation MRNDAEELGSIIRKRRELLGLLQPDLADVAGISTRTIQLVEQGKGNPSLETLYKLIHPLGLTFKVELKSASENNKS comes from the coding sequence ATGCGTAATGACGCAGAAGAATTAGGGAGCATAATTCGTAAAAGACGAGAGTTGTTAGGGTTATTACAGCCTGATTTAGCCGATGTTGCTGGTATTAGTACCCGTACCATCCAACTGGTTGAGCAGGGTAAGGGTAATCCGTCACTGGAAACTTTGTATAAATTAATTCATCCATTAGGGTTGACTTTTAAAGTGGAATTGAAAAGCGCATCTGAAAACAATAAATCATGA
- a CDS encoding HipA N-terminal domain-containing protein, which yields MRAAQVLFNGILAGILSKERGVYRFVYDKGYLNDKENKPVSLTLPFQEEPYESSVLFPAFVNMLSEGSNKDIQNRLLKIDKDDYFSLLLATAGNDNIGPLTIKELNAATGN from the coding sequence ATGAGAGCTGCACAGGTATTATTTAATGGCATATTAGCGGGTATATTGTCTAAAGAGCGAGGCGTTTACCGTTTTGTGTATGACAAGGGCTATTTGAATGATAAAGAAAATAAGCCTGTTAGCCTTACGCTTCCATTTCAGGAAGAGCCTTATGAAAGCAGTGTGCTATTTCCTGCATTTGTGAACATGCTTAGTGAGGGTTCCAACAAAGACATACAAAACAGGTTATTGAAAATTGACAAAGACGACTATTTTAGTTTGTTACTGGCTACAGCCGGTAATGACAATATTGGTCCGTTAACTATAAAGGAATTGAATGCCGCTACCGGAAATTAA
- a CDS encoding HipA domain-containing protein, producing the protein MPLPEIKYCSCTLQPGFATYSAAGQLALFGSRTKNVSHILPFGSPGKSNELTRSYNEKRKVISISGVQEKYYLQLNKNTLSLGDRAGSHILKPIPTVRLERVSDLPANEHVSMQIARQVYGINTASCGIIFFEDGEPAYITRRFDFKPDGSGKYRLEDFAALLSKTPEREGDVFKYNAAYIDIAQQIQRYAAAAPVVLLEFFRIVVFNYLIGNGDAHLKNFSLMETEQGDFILSPAYDLLCTALHIDDSKLALHNGLYPGDYEEKSYATFGTYTRASFIVFAEMIGINTAVATKVVDKIIKGVPDAIALIDRSFLSEDAKYNYINILKDRQRCLLLSESAE; encoded by the coding sequence ATGCCGCTACCGGAAATTAAATATTGCTCCTGTACACTTCAGCCAGGCTTCGCTACTTACAGCGCTGCCGGACAACTGGCTTTGTTTGGCAGCCGTACTAAAAATGTATCACATATATTACCTTTTGGGTCGCCTGGCAAAAGCAATGAGCTAACCCGTTCCTATAATGAAAAAAGAAAAGTGATAAGTATTAGTGGGGTTCAGGAGAAATACTATTTGCAACTGAACAAGAATACCTTATCACTGGGCGATAGAGCAGGTTCGCATATTTTAAAACCCATACCCACTGTAAGGCTGGAAAGGGTAAGTGACTTACCTGCTAATGAGCATGTAAGTATGCAAATTGCCAGGCAGGTGTATGGTATTAACACAGCATCATGCGGCATTATTTTTTTTGAAGATGGCGAGCCGGCATATATCACACGCCGCTTTGATTTTAAGCCTGATGGGAGCGGAAAATATCGCCTGGAAGATTTTGCCGCTTTGCTCTCTAAAACACCAGAAAGAGAAGGGGATGTATTTAAATATAATGCTGCCTACATCGACATTGCTCAACAAATACAACGATATGCAGCTGCTGCACCGGTTGTGCTACTGGAATTTTTTCGAATAGTGGTGTTTAATTACCTGATAGGTAACGGCGACGCACATTTGAAAAACTTCTCTCTCATGGAAACAGAACAAGGGGACTTTATACTGTCACCTGCTTATGATCTGCTATGTACAGCTCTGCATATTGATGATAGTAAGCTGGCATTGCACAATGGCTTATATCCGGGTGATTATGAAGAAAAGTCGTATGCCACTTTTGGAACCTATACGCGTGCGTCCTTTATCGTTTTTGCAGAAATGATAGGTATTAACACAGCGGTAGCTACAAAAGTGGTAGATAAGATTATCAAAGGAGTGCCTGATGCAATTGCTTTAATAGATCGTAGCTTTTTAAGTGAAGATGCCAAGTATAACTATATAAACATATTGAAAGATAGGCAGAGGTGTTTGTTACTAAGTGAATCAGCTGAATAA
- the purU gene encoding formyltetrahydrofolate deformylase translates to MIVVIQCKDQVGLVSAISGVMAEEKINIVSMREHVDTQNNRFFARLVLQQPANEAALHSKLQAVLPDDAVIHITLQPNKKIVVLVTKEYHCLGDILLRNHFNTLGATVQCVIGNHTTLQDICRRFDVPFHLVSHEQGSKDIFEQFLVNTIQQYEADYLVLAKFMRILSPDFVARYPMRIINIHHSFLPAFIGANPYRQAYERGVKLIGATAHFVTNDLDEGPIITQQIIPVNHSLTAADMVKAGKEIETAVLAKALQLVMDDKVLVFKNKTIVFDV, encoded by the coding sequence ATGATTGTTGTTATTCAATGTAAAGACCAGGTAGGACTGGTTTCTGCCATATCCGGTGTTATGGCGGAGGAAAAGATAAATATCGTTTCCATGCGCGAGCATGTGGATACGCAAAATAACCGTTTTTTTGCCCGGCTTGTTTTACAACAGCCGGCCAATGAAGCAGCTTTACACAGCAAGCTACAAGCGGTTTTGCCAGATGACGCCGTTATTCATATTACCCTGCAACCCAATAAAAAAATTGTAGTGCTGGTTACGAAAGAATATCATTGCCTGGGCGATATATTACTGCGTAACCACTTCAATACCCTGGGGGCAACGGTGCAATGTGTAATTGGTAACCATACCACATTACAGGATATTTGCCGTCGTTTTGATGTGCCTTTTCACCTGGTATCGCACGAGCAGGGTAGCAAAGATATATTTGAACAATTCCTGGTAAACACTATACAACAGTACGAAGCCGATTACCTGGTACTGGCTAAGTTTATGCGCATACTGTCGCCCGATTTTGTGGCGCGTTATCCTATGCGTATTATCAACATTCACCATTCTTTCTTACCCGCTTTTATCGGTGCTAACCCTTATCGCCAGGCATATGAACGTGGTGTAAAACTGATAGGTGCTACTGCGCATTTTGTTACCAACGATCTGGACGAGGGGCCAATTATCACCCAGCAAATTATTCCGGTTAACCACTCGCTCACAGCAGCTGACATGGTAAAAGCAGGCAAGGAAATTGAAACTGCCGTATTGGCCAAAGCCCTGCAACTGGTAATGGATGATAAGGTGCTGGTGTTTAAAAACAAAACCATTGTGTTTGATGTATAA
- a CDS encoding uracil-DNA glycosylase family protein produces the protein MYKQIVDFLFHLQLPFQLPPEVGVLDVHKNPIIQQTCSTFYKKFYTTNTPRHMLIGINPGRFGGGVTGIPFTDPIRLERDCGIANDFERKQELSSVFMYDMINAYGGAKAFYHDFYITSISPLGFVKHGKNLNYYDDPALKNSIEPFAVDCINLQLSWGMKRDIGFCIGEGENVKYLRKLNAVHQWFEEIKAVPHPRFIMQYKTKQKQEYVEKYLQILGSK, from the coding sequence ATGTATAAACAGATTGTTGACTTCTTATTTCATTTACAATTGCCTTTTCAGCTACCACCTGAAGTAGGTGTGCTGGATGTGCATAAGAACCCAATCATACAACAAACCTGTTCCACCTTTTACAAAAAATTCTACACTACCAACACGCCGCGGCACATGCTTATCGGAATTAACCCCGGAAGGTTTGGCGGTGGCGTAACTGGCATCCCTTTCACAGATCCTATCCGCCTGGAAAGAGATTGCGGTATAGCCAACGACTTTGAAAGAAAACAGGAACTCTCTTCTGTTTTCATGTACGATATGATCAACGCCTACGGCGGCGCTAAAGCCTTCTATCACGATTTTTATATCACTTCTATCAGCCCACTCGGATTTGTAAAACACGGAAAGAACCTTAACTACTACGATGATCCCGCGCTCAAAAACAGCATAGAACCTTTTGCTGTAGACTGCATCAACCTGCAGTTATCATGGGGCATGAAGCGGGATATTGGTTTTTGCATAGGCGAAGGCGAGAATGTCAAGTACCTGCGTAAGCTCAATGCTGTGCATCAGTGGTTTGAGGAGATAAAAGCAGTGCCACATCCCCGCTTTATTATGCAGTATAAAACGAAGCAGAAGCAGGAGTATGTTGAGAAGTATCTGCAGATATTGGGAAGTAAATAG
- the polA gene encoding DNA polymerase I yields MSKKLFLLDAMALIYRAYYALIRSPRITTKGKNTNAQFGFTNTLFDLINKEKPTHLAVCFDTHAPTERHIDFTDYKANRQEAPEDLLASIPDIQRIIRGFNIPCVELDGYEADDVIGTLAWQAADAGYEVYMVTPDKDYGQLLIHPNVFIYKPPYMGSKEEILDAQKVCEKWDIARVEQVVDILGLMGDAVDNIPGIPGVGEKTAAKLLKEFDNLENVLANADSIKGALGEKVRNGRESAIISKKLATIITNVPVQFHEEDYMLKAWNNQELIDSFTELEFKTLGKRILGDSFNAFQTAPAGVQTDLFGNAVEPKGTAKDEESLVAAGSGFNADKNINNTPHAYHLLDTAEKIQAFVNKAIEQTEVCFDTETTGLDANEAELVGMSFSYTPAEAYYIPCPANREETLAVLQLVKPLFDAPSITWIGQNLKFDLLMLKWYNMELKGNLYDTMLAHYVVEPEGRRSMDLLSAQYLGYEPVHIEELIGKKGKQQGNMRDVPVEKITDYAAEDADITLQLKHALHPQLKSKEVERVFYEVENPLVKVLTAMEFEGVKVDTDFLKEYSKQLEIEAKQFEENVYTAAGVRFNLSSPRQLGEVLFDKLKLDPKAKKTKTGQYATGEDVLLKLAANNPIVDDILGYRELTKLKSTYVDALPEMINSKTGRVHTSYAQAVAVTGRLSSNNPNLQNIPIRTDRGREIRKAFIPRDSDHTLISADYSQIELRVIAAISGDPNMCEAFKQGRDIHTATAAKVYGIADEEVTKEQRYKAKSVNFGIIYGQGAFGLADNLGISRTEAKEIIDNYKKEFSGITRYMDDMINFAKEHGYVQTLMGRKRWLRDINSSNFTVRGFAERNAINSPIQGTAADMVKMAMIRIQAVMEKEKLRSRMILQVHDELVFDAHKDELDMLKPLILENMQQALLLPNEVPVVAELGSGFNWLEAH; encoded by the coding sequence ATGAGTAAAAAACTGTTTTTGCTGGATGCCATGGCGCTCATTTACCGCGCTTATTATGCCTTGATACGTAGTCCGCGTATTACCACCAAAGGAAAGAACACCAATGCCCAGTTTGGGTTTACGAACACGTTATTTGACCTCATCAATAAAGAAAAACCAACCCACCTGGCGGTTTGTTTTGATACGCATGCCCCTACAGAAAGGCATATCGATTTTACCGACTACAAAGCCAACAGACAGGAAGCTCCGGAAGACCTGCTGGCCTCTATTCCTGATATTCAACGCATTATCCGCGGCTTCAATATCCCCTGCGTAGAGCTGGATGGTTATGAAGCGGATGACGTAATTGGCACACTGGCCTGGCAGGCAGCAGATGCCGGTTACGAGGTGTACATGGTTACTCCCGATAAAGATTATGGCCAGCTGTTAATTCATCCCAATGTATTTATTTACAAACCTCCGTATATGGGCAGCAAGGAAGAGATCCTGGATGCCCAAAAGGTGTGTGAAAAATGGGACATTGCCAGGGTAGAACAAGTGGTAGACATTCTGGGTTTAATGGGTGATGCTGTAGATAACATTCCGGGTATTCCGGGTGTAGGAGAGAAAACTGCTGCCAAGCTGCTGAAAGAGTTTGACAACCTCGAAAACGTACTGGCCAATGCCGATAGCATTAAAGGTGCACTGGGCGAGAAGGTGAGAAACGGCAGGGAAAGTGCTATCATCAGTAAAAAGCTGGCTACCATTATTACCAATGTGCCTGTGCAGTTTCACGAAGAAGATTACATGCTGAAAGCCTGGAATAACCAGGAGTTGATTGATTCGTTTACCGAACTGGAATTTAAAACACTAGGCAAGCGCATTTTAGGTGATTCTTTTAACGCGTTTCAAACAGCGCCTGCCGGTGTTCAAACCGATTTATTTGGTAATGCAGTAGAACCCAAAGGAACTGCCAAAGACGAAGAAAGCCTGGTGGCTGCCGGCAGCGGATTCAATGCAGATAAGAACATCAACAACACCCCACACGCTTATCATTTACTGGATACGGCAGAGAAGATACAGGCTTTTGTAAACAAAGCTATTGAACAAACAGAAGTATGCTTTGATACAGAAACTACCGGGCTGGATGCCAATGAGGCCGAGCTGGTAGGCATGAGCTTTTCCTATACACCTGCGGAAGCTTATTACATACCTTGCCCTGCTAACAGGGAAGAAACGTTGGCAGTGTTACAGCTGGTAAAACCATTGTTTGATGCACCTTCTATTACCTGGATTGGGCAGAACCTGAAGTTTGACCTGCTGATGCTGAAATGGTATAACATGGAGCTGAAAGGTAACCTGTACGATACCATGCTGGCGCACTATGTAGTAGAACCGGAAGGCCGCAGAAGCATGGACCTGCTAAGTGCGCAATACCTCGGTTACGAGCCGGTACATATTGAAGAGCTGATTGGTAAAAAAGGAAAGCAGCAAGGTAACATGCGTGATGTGCCTGTTGAAAAAATAACAGACTATGCTGCGGAAGATGCAGACATCACTTTGCAATTAAAGCATGCCCTGCACCCGCAATTAAAGTCTAAAGAAGTAGAGCGCGTATTTTATGAAGTGGAAAACCCACTGGTAAAAGTGCTTACCGCCATGGAGTTTGAAGGGGTGAAAGTAGATACCGACTTTTTAAAAGAATATTCCAAACAACTGGAAATAGAAGCCAAACAGTTTGAAGAGAATGTATATACCGCTGCTGGTGTACGTTTTAACCTGTCATCACCCCGTCAGTTAGGAGAAGTGCTGTTTGATAAGTTAAAGCTGGACCCTAAAGCGAAGAAAACCAAAACAGGCCAATATGCTACGGGTGAAGATGTGCTGTTAAAACTGGCAGCTAATAACCCTATAGTGGATGATATTTTAGGTTACCGTGAGTTAACCAAATTGAAAAGCACATACGTAGATGCTTTGCCGGAAATGATCAACAGCAAAACCGGTCGTGTGCACACTTCTTACGCACAGGCAGTAGCAGTAACCGGTCGTTTAAGCAGTAACAATCCTAATCTGCAAAACATTCCTATCCGTACAGACAGGGGCCGCGAAATAAGAAAAGCATTTATTCCGCGCGATAGTGATCATACGCTTATCAGCGCTGACTATTCACAAATTGAATTACGCGTAATAGCAGCTATCAGTGGCGACCCGAATATGTGCGAAGCGTTTAAACAAGGCAGGGATATTCACACCGCTACTGCTGCCAAAGTGTATGGCATTGCGGATGAAGAAGTGACAAAAGAACAACGTTATAAAGCCAAGAGTGTAAACTTTGGAATCATATACGGACAAGGTGCTTTTGGTCTTGCCGATAACCTGGGCATCAGCCGCACAGAAGCAAAAGAAATTATTGACAACTATAAGAAAGAATTTTCGGGCATTACCAGGTACATGGACGACATGATCAACTTTGCCAAAGAACATGGGTATGTACAAACATTAATGGGCCGCAAACGTTGGTTAAGAGATATCAACTCTTCTAACTTTACCGTGCGTGGCTTTGCCGAGCGAAATGCTATTAACTCTCCTATACAAGGCACTGCTGCCGACATGGTGAAGATGGCCATGATTCGCATTCAGGCGGTGATGGAAAAAGAAAAGCTACGCAGCCGCATGATTTTACAGGTGCATGATGAATTAGTGTTTGATGCGCATAAGGATGAACTGGACATGTTAAAGCCCCTGATATTGGAAAACATGCAGCAGGCATTGCTGCTGCCTAACGAGGTGCCTGTAGTGGCCGAATTGGGCTCCGGCTTTAACTGGCTGGAAGCGCACTAG
- a CDS encoding short-chain dehydrogenase has translation MTTEQIEKFISPEHISKKPVRISFKTRNNVVGLFLDVADFNDLKAKNFWRVVLESNIEDWKKSQNMSLARIFNGAEFTRLAPFNEK, from the coding sequence ATGACAACAGAACAAATTGAAAAGTTCATTTCTCCGGAGCATATCTCTAAAAAGCCTGTCCGCATCAGTTTTAAAACCCGTAATAATGTTGTGGGTCTGTTCCTTGATGTGGCTGACTTTAACGACTTAAAGGCTAAAAACTTTTGGCGTGTGGTATTAGAGTCCAATATTGAAGATTGGAAAAAGTCGCAAAACATGAGCCTGGCCCGTATTTTTAACGGTGCCGAGTTTACGCGTCTAGCTCCTTTTAACGAGAAGTAA